In a single window of the Ruminococcus albus 7 = DSM 20455 genome:
- a CDS encoding IS1595 family transposase codes for MSKRFPKPEITLDGIYSKFADESFCKDFLLDIRFEKGFACPFCGGSEYRRIRSRHLLRCKFCKADISATNGTFMHRTHIPLRLWIVTAFLIMSNKCSVSAVTLMRSLGVTYKTAWYILHRIRKAMKCREERYLLDGIVELDDTYLGAPTHGKKRGRGTEKVKMIVALSKNAAGNPEYVKMSDVPNLKGITVGRFARDNIRAGSKIESDNARSYKKPLAQKYFHVFETYDPTSGQLNWMHKVISNFKAMIMGTYHGNEKIHTALYAAEYCYKFNRRKLGNSAYLRLLAALVQ; via the coding sequence ATGTCAAAAAGATTTCCGAAACCTGAGATCACACTTGATGGGATATACTCAAAGTTCGCAGATGAAAGCTTTTGCAAGGATTTTCTGCTTGATATCCGCTTTGAAAAGGGTTTTGCCTGCCCGTTTTGCGGTGGCTCTGAGTACCGCAGGATAAGGTCACGCCATCTGCTGCGATGCAAGTTCTGTAAAGCAGATATATCCGCCACAAACGGAACTTTTATGCACAGAACACATATTCCGCTCAGACTGTGGATAGTCACCGCATTCCTCATTATGAGCAACAAATGCAGCGTTTCTGCTGTTACGCTGATGAGGTCTTTGGGGGTGACCTACAAGACTGCATGGTACATCCTTCATCGCATCAGAAAAGCTATGAAATGCCGTGAAGAACGCTATTTGCTTGACGGGATCGTTGAACTTGATGACACGTATCTCGGTGCTCCGACTCACGGTAAAAAGCGTGGCAGAGGAACTGAAAAAGTCAAGATGATAGTAGCTTTGTCAAAGAACGCAGCAGGAAATCCCGAGTACGTTAAAATGAGCGATGTGCCGAATTTAAAGGGTATAACTGTTGGTAGATTTGCCAGGGATAATATCCGCGCAGGCTCGAAGATCGAGAGTGATAATGCTCGAAGTTACAAGAAACCGTTGGCACAGAAATACTTCCATGTTTTTGAAACATATGATCCGACAAGCGGTCAGCTGAACTGGATGCATAAAGTTATATCAAACTTCAAAGCAATGATCATGGGAACTTACCACGGAAACGAAAAGATCCACACAGCGTTATATGCTGCCGAATACTGCTACAAATTCAACCGTCGTAAGCTGGGAAACAGTGCGTATTTAAGGCTTTTGGCTGCTTTGGTGCAGTGA
- a CDS encoding IS5 family transposase, with protein sequence MKSNLQTSLFGDAFQSAKTNKKQFLEKMDSLIPWQDWVSIISPIYYEGKVGQKPYPIELMLRIHILQNFYDLADMAVMYEILDSRSFSDFCGVSSPDDVPNGDTIGRFRQLLIDNNIQEQIFAQVISILDKNHLILKKGTIVDSTLIAAPSSTKNADRQRDPDAHSVKKGNQWYFGYKAHIGVDKDTGLVHHVKATAANVHDTEAVDDVIDGDEDEIYGDSGYLNVEEHISEEKQKEGREYHINRRRGAKKKLEPNDQLVFEIEEFAKSTVRSKVEHVFGVVKRLFRFRRTRYRGLRKQQAKFNMIFALANLYLADKKNLLA encoded by the coding sequence ATGAAAAGCAATCTTCAAACCTCACTCTTCGGCGATGCCTTCCAGAGTGCAAAGACCAACAAAAAACAGTTCCTTGAGAAAATGGATTCTCTGATCCCTTGGCAAGACTGGGTTTCTATAATATCTCCGATTTATTATGAAGGGAAAGTCGGACAGAAGCCATACCCAATCGAGCTGATGCTCAGGATCCATATTCTCCAGAATTTCTATGACCTCGCAGATATGGCCGTTATGTATGAGATACTCGACAGCCGCTCTTTCTCTGATTTCTGCGGCGTATCATCTCCCGATGATGTTCCCAACGGCGATACTATCGGCCGATTCAGACAGCTGCTTATCGACAACAATATCCAAGAGCAGATATTCGCGCAGGTCATCAGCATCCTGGATAAGAATCATCTCATCCTGAAGAAAGGTACTATCGTCGATTCGACACTTATTGCCGCGCCCTCCTCCACAAAAAATGCTGACAGGCAGCGCGACCCCGATGCGCATTCTGTCAAGAAAGGCAATCAATGGTATTTCGGATACAAGGCGCATATCGGTGTCGATAAGGACACCGGCCTTGTTCACCACGTCAAGGCGACCGCTGCAAATGTACACGATACGGAAGCCGTCGATGACGTGATCGATGGCGATGAAGATGAAATATACGGAGATTCGGGATATCTGAATGTTGAGGAGCATATATCGGAGGAAAAGCAAAAAGAGGGGCGGGAGTATCACATCAACCGCCGGCGCGGTGCAAAGAAGAAACTGGAGCCTAATGATCAGTTGGTTTTTGAGATAGAAGAGTTTGCGAAGTCCACAGTACGTTCAAAGGTCGAGCACGTTTTCGGAGTTGTGAAGCGACTGTTCCGATTCCGACGAACGCGGTACCGTGGCTTGCGAAAACAACAAGCCAAATTTAATATGATATTCGCGCTGGCGAATCTTTATCTGGCTGACAAGAAAAACTTGCTGGCTTGA
- a CDS encoding DUF6809 family protein, which produces MSRNILDELYDYDLFHLTEIEDMDGSYKKALDRLVKAEAELKKAYPDSTEILDEYQTADIELHNLSNRNEFRKGFKVGAQLVIEMIKPIK; this is translated from the coding sequence ATGAGTAGAAATATTCTCGACGAACTTTACGATTATGACCTGTTCCACCTGACCGAAATTGAGGATATGGACGGTTCATACAAGAAAGCCCTCGACAGGCTCGTCAAGGCAGAAGCCGAACTGAAAAAAGCCTATCCCGACAGCACTGAAATTCTTGACGAATATCAGACAGCGGACATTGAACTGCACAATCTCTCCAACCGCAATGAGTTCCGCAAAGGCTTTAAGGTCGGCGCACAACTCGTCATTGAAATGATAAAGCCCATTAAGTGA
- a CDS encoding YfjI family protein — MDNVTQWAKPIPLRPDGTNLLPFPVNALPPIIGDMADAIATTTSTDVAMAGTSILSAVSYCFSGVYRMSAKRDHTEPLVLDTLTIAEPSFKKSPVMSLIKRPYIQFAHDWNENNKQDIFTSQAERKLLQGKLEALEKKKDVTAEEIAKLQTELSNIPPSNFRRIAVDDVTPESLVNLLEENGTLLMISDEAGMLGNFSGRYSNNVPNLDLLLKSWNGETYISDRATRASIVLKKPYMSICLACQPYVFDGMINNPVFRGSGLIARFMYCFPVSNIGSRKYDTQAVPEQVAENYKNLVYKLLGAKFTYHDEKELYLHFDAKAYSEFVDYYNNFIEPHLVTDMAFCKDWGGKYHGELLRLCGIIHCIKCALNDRNPVENRVTLDTFCNAIEIGEYFREQAIYAYSLGDVDLGTIKAERVLNKIRSKHINNIRQNDLYKLCRCTLFKNAADFGETMEMLEEYGYLRRDTIPAANGCNRSGIMVYINPRIHTQ, encoded by the coding sequence TTGGACAATGTAACACAGTGGGCAAAGCCCATACCACTACGTCCCGACGGGACGAATCTCCTGCCGTTCCCTGTGAACGCGCTCCCACCTATTATAGGTGATATGGCTGACGCAATAGCAACAACCACATCAACGGACGTTGCAATGGCAGGCACATCTATACTCTCAGCAGTGAGCTACTGCTTTTCGGGAGTATACCGAATGTCCGCCAAGCGTGACCATACGGAGCCGCTTGTGCTTGACACCCTGACCATAGCCGAGCCGAGCTTCAAGAAGTCACCTGTTATGTCGCTGATAAAGCGTCCGTACATTCAGTTCGCCCATGACTGGAACGAGAACAACAAGCAGGACATATTCACATCTCAGGCGGAACGCAAGCTCCTACAAGGCAAGCTCGAAGCACTTGAAAAGAAGAAAGACGTTACCGCTGAGGAGATAGCAAAACTGCAAACAGAACTGAGCAATATCCCGCCCAGCAACTTCCGCAGGATAGCCGTGGATGATGTTACTCCCGAATCCCTTGTGAACCTACTCGAAGAAAACGGTACTCTGCTTATGATCTCGGACGAAGCCGGAATGCTTGGTAATTTCAGCGGACGTTACAGCAACAACGTGCCGAATCTCGACCTTCTGCTGAAATCGTGGAATGGCGAGACCTACATCAGCGACAGAGCGACCAGGGCAAGCATCGTGCTGAAAAAGCCGTACATGAGCATCTGCCTTGCCTGTCAGCCTTATGTGTTCGACGGTATGATAAACAATCCCGTTTTCAGGGGCAGCGGACTGATAGCGAGGTTCATGTATTGTTTTCCTGTGAGCAATATCGGTTCACGCAAGTATGATACGCAGGCTGTGCCTGAGCAGGTCGCAGAAAACTACAAGAACCTTGTGTACAAGCTCCTCGGTGCGAAGTTCACATACCACGATGAAAAGGAGCTGTATCTGCATTTCGATGCAAAGGCATACAGCGAGTTCGTTGACTACTACAACAACTTCATCGAACCGCATCTCGTTACTGATATGGCTTTCTGCAAAGACTGGGGCGGCAAGTATCACGGTGAACTGCTCAGACTGTGCGGTATCATTCACTGCATCAAGTGTGCATTGAATGACAGGAACCCCGTAGAGAACCGTGTCACGTTAGATACATTCTGCAATGCCATTGAGATAGGCGAGTATTTCCGTGAACAGGCTATCTACGCTTACAGTCTCGGTGACGTTGATCTCGGCACGATTAAAGCTGAGAGGGTACTCAACAAGATACGCTCCAAGCACATAAACAACATCAGGCAGAATGATTTATACAAACTCTGCCGTTGTACGCTGTTCAAGAATGCCGCCGACTTCGGTGAGACAATGGAGATGCTGGAAGAATACGGCTATCTCCGTCGTGATACCATACCGGCAGCAAACGGCTGTAATCGTTCGGGGATAATGGTCTATATCAATCCCCGTATCCATACACAATAA
- a CDS encoding tyrosine-type recombinase/integrase, protein MATIKKRGDSYLIRVSCGYDVNGKHMEQSMTWRPEEGMSKKQIEKELNRQAVMFEEAVNHGYKTSAMKFQELAEEWFENYAKNALRSTTYERMLQLTHRVYPAIGHLRIDKITARHLQGFVNSLAKEGANEKTGKPLAPKTIRHNLSFISDVFSYAVRMDLVSDNPCRKVTIPKGEVKEKPIYSQEEIAQLLTAINGEDTKYRAFFYLIAYSGFRRSEMLGLEWKDIDFENNIISIKRTSNYTAERGIYTDTTKTKRSKRVLKISPYIMNILKELKDEQDEEALRLGDKWVESDRLFVKWNGEPMNNQTPYGWLKEFCEKNDMPFYGIHSFRHFAASALISSGLDVVTVSGALGHCNSGTTLNVYAHMFQTAQARVAQAMDGAFSFLPQDSTS, encoded by the coding sequence ATGGCAACCATAAAGAAACGTGGCGACAGCTACCTTATCAGAGTAAGCTGTGGCTATGATGTAAACGGTAAACACATGGAGCAGTCCATGACTTGGCGACCCGAAGAGGGTATGAGCAAGAAGCAGATCGAAAAGGAACTGAACAGACAGGCAGTCATGTTCGAGGAAGCTGTCAACCACGGCTACAAGACTTCTGCTATGAAGTTTCAGGAGCTTGCGGAGGAATGGTTCGAGAACTACGCCAAGAATGCTCTCAGAAGCACTACATACGAGCGTATGCTCCAGCTCACGCACCGTGTCTATCCTGCTATCGGTCATCTGCGTATCGACAAGATAACCGCAAGGCACTTGCAGGGCTTCGTGAACTCTCTCGCCAAAGAGGGAGCGAACGAAAAGACAGGCAAGCCCCTCGCACCGAAGACGATTCGTCACAACCTGAGCTTTATATCGGACGTGTTCAGCTACGCTGTTCGTATGGACTTGGTATCTGATAATCCGTGCAGGAAAGTGACTATCCCGAAAGGCGAGGTCAAGGAGAAGCCTATCTACTCTCAGGAAGAGATCGCACAGCTTCTGACGGCTATCAACGGCGAGGACACGAAGTACAGAGCTTTCTTCTATCTGATAGCGTACAGCGGTTTCCGCAGGAGCGAAATGCTCGGTCTTGAATGGAAGGACATCGACTTCGAGAACAATATTATCAGCATCAAGAGAACGAGCAATTACACGGCAGAGCGTGGCATCTACACCGACACCACCAAGACCAAACGCTCAAAGCGTGTGCTGAAGATCAGTCCGTACATTATGAATATCCTCAAAGAGCTGAAAGATGAGCAGGACGAGGAAGCACTCAGGCTTGGTGACAAGTGGGTAGAGAGCGACAGGCTGTTCGTCAAGTGGAACGGCGAACCCATGAACAACCAGACACCTTACGGCTGGCTGAAAGAGTTCTGCGAGAAGAACGATATGCCTTTCTACGGTATTCACAGCTTCCGTCATTTCGCAGCTTCTGCCTTGATCTCATCGGGGCTTGATGTGGTAACAGTATCGGGTGCGTTAGGACATTGCAATTCGGGAACGACTTTGAACGTCTATGCTCATATGTTCCAGACTGCACAGGCGAGAGTGGCTCAGGCAATGGACGGAGCGTTCAGCTTTCTTCCGCAGGATAGCACAAGTTAA
- a CDS encoding helix-turn-helix domain-containing protein, with translation MNTTEKKAIVDNILELLIKLTEDEEYSVPQTVKAPTSNKVEMLTIKESAELISGLSEHTVRQLVRQGKVKSVRTGAGRNGKILVNKADLVEYFNGKEV, from the coding sequence ATGAATACAACAGAAAAGAAAGCAATCGTAGACAACATTCTTGAGCTTCTGATTAAGCTCACTGAGGACGAAGAATACTCCGTTCCGCAGACCGTCAAAGCACCGACTTCCAACAAGGTCGAGATGCTGACTATCAAGGAGAGCGCCGAACTCATCAGCGGACTTTCCGAACACACAGTACGCCAGCTTGTGAGACAGGGCAAGGTCAAGTCCGTAAGAACAGGTGCAGGCAGGAACGGAAAAATACTCGTGAACAAGGCTGACCTTGTGGAGTATTTCAACGGGAAGGAGGTGTGA
- a CDS encoding helix-turn-helix domain-containing protein, translating to MKKYRTIAGLTQVQLCEKTGISLSYLTKLESAKCDKSVSLSFLNLLANTLNVDITVFFKESD from the coding sequence ATAAAAAAGTATAGGACGATTGCAGGACTAACACAAGTTCAGTTGTGTGAGAAAACTGGAATCAGTTTAAGCTATCTTACGAAACTGGAATCTGCTAAGTGTGATAAGAGTGTTTCTCTTTCTTTTCTTAACTTGTTAGCTAATACGCTGAATGTTGATATTACTGTATTTTTCAAGGAGAGTGATTAA
- a CDS encoding Eco57I restriction-modification methylase domain-containing protein encodes MGISSKETAKSKLSELIERYNNTLKGKDHKDISEETIRTWLNELLAIFGWDVQNTAQVLQERVLNNQQVKKLKEISSTHKKPDYTLMNGTNIKSFLDAKSLDVNIFTSKETAFQIRSYGWSAQSPCAFVSNFEQFVIYDTRFVPSPDQSAAMGTKQYSIDEYIEYFDTLYEHLWHDNICSNHLEQLYKTKAIEGNNQLDSNFMLMLSDFRIKLARRLVELNPNVINNDSLLNYYVQVILDRIIFIRVCESKEIEKHEKLKHFLSDENGFWNSFKNSCYMEFYDHYDGAMFKRDELFQSLNIDNDVFAEFVNGLYYPFPYRFDVIPVKVIANIYEEFLGKQLVINNGRIEEVTKSEYVKTNGAVCTPEHIVDMICKQTVDLSAVKTIDDIFNIKVLDPCCGSGVFAVSVYELLTKKMIAILSSDENERSKYSDYFYVQDDIFMLTIAGRRAIVTNCIHGIDCDEAAIEVTKMSLAMKIVDGNNTLAWNGIGAFGEKILRDIDGNIKLGNTLVSTDNHIPAKYIAEIKPFDIKIAFADVFSKNKGFSYVIGNPPYVETKHFKAAQPLMHDYLSTKYSSFEGKADLSVLFIEKCISILAPNGKLGFIIQRRWFKTDYGRSIRTLINEGKYLEKLIDFKSTDIFKGRITYVSIMVLSKKKNDSVQYFFMPSEAEDIKTIFENSEDNGDFASCDFASLPIKTGTESWSYDNYQIEEIKKRLAETCGVLGDYPKLDVKDGIQALWKKMYHLTNCHIDGKYIIGKNGFKETVKVEKDAVKAVIYNREFYPFKATPHNLRSSPKNDIIKV; translated from the coding sequence ATGGGCATTTCAAGCAAAGAAACAGCAAAATCGAAGCTCTCTGAGCTGATTGAACGATATAATAATACGCTCAAAGGTAAAGACCATAAAGACATCAGTGAAGAAACTATCCGTACCTGGCTTAATGAATTGCTTGCTATTTTCGGTTGGGATGTTCAAAATACTGCTCAGGTACTTCAGGAACGTGTGCTGAACAATCAGCAGGTGAAAAAGCTCAAAGAAATCAGTTCAACCCATAAAAAGCCTGATTACACATTGATGAACGGCACTAATATCAAATCATTCTTAGATGCTAAATCTCTTGATGTAAATATATTCACCAGTAAAGAAACTGCCTTCCAAATTCGTTCATACGGTTGGTCTGCACAGTCCCCATGTGCATTTGTATCAAACTTTGAGCAGTTCGTAATCTATGATACCCGATTTGTCCCATCGCCTGATCAGAGTGCTGCTATGGGAACAAAGCAGTATTCAATAGATGAGTATATTGAATATTTTGATACCCTGTACGAGCATTTATGGCATGATAATATCTGTTCCAACCATCTTGAACAGCTTTATAAGACAAAAGCCATTGAAGGCAATAACCAGCTCGACAGCAACTTTATGCTCATGCTGTCTGATTTCAGAATTAAGCTTGCAAGAAGATTGGTAGAGCTTAATCCCAATGTAATAAACAACGATTCGCTGCTCAATTACTATGTTCAGGTGATTCTTGACCGTATCATCTTCATCAGAGTATGCGAATCGAAAGAAATAGAAAAACACGAAAAGTTAAAGCATTTTCTTTCTGACGAAAACGGATTCTGGAATTCATTCAAGAACAGCTGCTATATGGAGTTCTATGACCATTATGACGGAGCTATGTTCAAGCGTGACGAACTATTCCAGAGCCTTAATATCGACAACGATGTTTTTGCAGAGTTTGTTAACGGCTTGTATTACCCATTTCCATACCGTTTTGACGTAATTCCTGTTAAGGTTATTGCTAACATCTATGAAGAATTCCTTGGTAAACAGCTTGTTATTAACAATGGCAGGATAGAGGAAGTCACAAAATCCGAATATGTTAAAACAAACGGAGCTGTCTGCACTCCAGAGCATATTGTGGATATGATTTGTAAGCAGACTGTTGACCTTTCAGCTGTAAAAACAATAGATGACATCTTCAATATCAAAGTGCTTGATCCTTGTTGCGGTTCAGGTGTTTTTGCTGTGTCCGTTTATGAACTGCTTACAAAGAAAATGATTGCAATCCTCAGCTCCGATGAAAATGAACGTAGCAAATACAGCGATTATTTCTATGTTCAAGACGATATCTTTATGCTCACGATAGCAGGCAGACGAGCTATTGTAACAAACTGCATTCATGGGATAGACTGCGATGAAGCTGCCATAGAAGTAACGAAGATGTCATTAGCCATGAAAATCGTTGACGGCAACAATACATTGGCTTGGAATGGTATAGGTGCATTTGGTGAGAAGATACTCCGTGATATAGACGGCAATATAAAGCTCGGAAACACGTTGGTAAGCACAGATAATCATATTCCGGCAAAGTATATTGCAGAAATCAAGCCTTTTGACATTAAGATCGCTTTTGCTGATGTTTTCAGTAAAAACAAAGGCTTTTCCTATGTAATAGGCAATCCTCCTTATGTTGAAACAAAGCATTTCAAGGCAGCACAGCCATTGATGCACGATTATTTAAGCACAAAGTATAGCTCATTTGAGGGTAAAGCTGACCTTTCGGTATTATTTATCGAGAAATGTATCAGCATACTTGCACCGAACGGAAAACTCGGATTTATAATTCAGAGACGTTGGTTCAAAACTGATTACGGACGTTCGATCCGTACTCTGATCAATGAAGGAAAGTACCTTGAAAAGCTGATCGACTTTAAGTCAACAGATATTTTCAAAGGCAGAATCACCTATGTTTCGATCATGGTTCTCTCCAAAAAGAAAAATGATAGCGTTCAATACTTCTTTATGCCTTCGGAAGCCGAGGACATTAAGACTATATTTGAAAACAGCGAAGATAACGGCGATTTTGCAAGTTGCGACTTCGCTTCATTACCAATAAAAACAGGCACAGAGAGCTGGTCTTATGACAACTATCAGATTGAAGAAATCAAAAAGAGACTCGCCGAAACCTGCGGTGTCCTGGGAGATTATCCGAAGTTGGATGTAAAGGACGGTATTCAGGCTCTTTGGAAGAAGATGTATCATCTTACTAATTGTCATATAGATGGAAAATATATCATCGGTAAGAACGGATTTAAGGAAACTGTAAAAGTCGAAAAGGATGCTGTAAAGGCAGTAATCTATAACCGAGAATTCTATCCCTTTAAGGCAACACCGCACAACTTGCGCAGCAGCCCAAAAAATGATATAATAAAAGTATGA
- a CDS encoding TRM11 family SAM-dependent methyltransferase has product MKKIKKWEPDDFELEMTTHWSFPKRGDWATHDAKWRGNWSPYIPRNIILRYSQEGDLVLDQFAGGGTTLVEAKLLNRDIIGVDCNDEALTRCREKIDFDYPPAHGKVFLYKGDARDLYFQSDESVDLICTHPPYADIIKYSDGIPEDLSQLKVKDFLEAMKPVAAECYRVLKKGKFCAVLMGDTRQKGCMIPMSFDVMKIFQEAGFTLKELIIKEQHNCKATGYWKTNSVKYNFLLIAHEYLFVFRK; this is encoded by the coding sequence ATGAAAAAAATCAAAAAATGGGAGCCCGATGATTTTGAACTTGAAATGACTACTCACTGGTCATTTCCGAAGCGTGGGGATTGGGCAACCCACGATGCTAAGTGGCGTGGCAACTGGTCGCCATATATACCGAGAAATATCATTCTCAGATATTCGCAGGAAGGCGATTTAGTTCTTGATCAGTTTGCGGGCGGAGGTACAACCCTCGTCGAAGCTAAGCTGCTCAACAGAGATATAATCGGTGTTGACTGCAACGATGAAGCACTCACACGCTGCCGTGAAAAGATAGATTTTGACTATCCTCCTGCACATGGCAAAGTGTTTTTGTATAAGGGCGATGCTCGTGATTTATATTTTCAGAGTGACGAGTCTGTTGACCTTATTTGCACCCACCCGCCCTATGCTGATATAATCAAATACAGCGATGGAATACCGGAGGATTTATCGCAGCTCAAAGTAAAAGACTTTCTTGAAGCTATGAAGCCTGTTGCAGCTGAGTGTTATCGTGTGCTGAAAAAAGGAAAGTTCTGTGCAGTGCTTATGGGCGATACACGTCAAAAGGGCTGTATGATACCTATGAGTTTTGACGTGATGAAGATATTTCAAGAAGCAGGATTTACGCTGAAAGAGCTTATCATCAAAGAACAGCATAACTGCAAAGCAACGGGATATTGGAAAACCAACAGCGTTAAGTACAATTTTCTGTTGATAGCACACGAATACTTATTCGTATTCAGAAAGTAA
- a CDS encoding plasmid recombination protein, with protein MSEKSISMCEGKGSLSHNNREFTAKNIDSSRTPNNIVFVQQELGEAYHQLFDEAVEKYNARQKRKDRKIGDYFEHLFNRPPSKSFIVNANKQKCFYEHLVYIGTKKDSGIGTPDAEITKECLREYMEGFQERNPNFYVFNAVMHLDESTPHLHIDYIPIGHFKNGLEVRNAKNKALEEMNFGKDAKANNRWRLAEWDILKNICNAHGIEISEPKKSRGYSYTVEEYGEHQDKINALNAEIERLTAERDETVAEFEKLSKKKVNITEIESIEAKESMFGKKVTLTKEDYDKLSDTAKKYVAMEKNIKKLKKERDAAVQELGAMKQQFEAVSSELSAYKKKEEDKRFFSREKQNAEAKRIKREDQLSRDLQKARAFISACGLTEDFAKYRYNRSRSTELE; from the coding sequence ATGAGTGAAAAATCAATCTCTATGTGTGAGGGTAAAGGCAGCCTTTCACATAACAACAGAGAGTTCACTGCCAAGAATATCGACAGCTCCAGAACGCCGAACAACATCGTGTTCGTTCAGCAGGAATTGGGAGAAGCCTATCACCAGCTTTTTGATGAAGCAGTCGAGAAGTATAACGCCCGTCAGAAAAGAAAGGATCGCAAGATCGGTGACTACTTTGAACACCTGTTCAATCGTCCGCCCAGCAAGAGTTTTATTGTCAACGCCAACAAGCAGAAATGCTTCTATGAACATCTCGTTTACATCGGAACGAAAAAGGATTCAGGCATAGGTACTCCCGATGCAGAGATAACGAAAGAGTGCCTGCGTGAATACATGGAGGGCTTTCAGGAGAGAAACCCGAATTTCTATGTGTTCAACGCTGTTATGCACCTTGATGAATCGACACCGCATCTGCACATCGACTATATCCCCATAGGACATTTCAAAAACGGTCTTGAAGTTCGCAACGCCAAGAACAAAGCTCTCGAAGAAATGAACTTCGGAAAGGACGCAAAGGCGAACAACCGTTGGAGACTTGCCGAGTGGGATATTTTGAAGAATATCTGTAATGCTCACGGTATCGAGATCAGCGAGCCTAAGAAGTCCAGGGGTTACAGCTACACGGTCGAGGAATACGGCGAGCATCAGGACAAGATAAACGCCCTTAACGCTGAGATCGAAAGGCTTACCGCAGAGCGTGACGAGACTGTTGCAGAGTTTGAGAAGCTCTCCAAGAAGAAAGTGAATATCACCGAGATAGAGAGCATCGAAGCTAAGGAGTCTATGTTCGGCAAAAAGGTCACTCTCACTAAGGAGGACTATGATAAACTCAGCGACACCGCAAAGAAGTATGTCGCTATGGAAAAGAACATCAAAAAGCTGAAAAAAGAACGTGATGCTGCCGTGCAGGAACTTGGTGCTATGAAACAGCAGTTTGAAGCCGTTTCCTCGGAGCTTTCTGCCTACAAAAAGAAAGAGGAGGACAAGCGTTTCTTCTCCCGTGAAAAGCAGAACGCCGAAGCTAAGCGTATCAAACGTGAAGATCAGCTATCCCGTGACCTGCAAAAGGCAAGGGCTTTCATATCTGCCTGTGGACTGACGGAGGACTTCGCAAAGTACCGATATAACAGGTCGAGAAGTACAGAATTAGAATAA